A window of the Vespa crabro chromosome 8, iyVesCrab1.2, whole genome shotgun sequence genome harbors these coding sequences:
- the LOC124426314 gene encoding mitochondrial import receptor subunit TOM40 homolog 1-like, whose amino-acid sequence MGIIYAIVNKEQNPYIASNKTDIPDCVPCPNEEDRKPGNPGSFEDLHKKVKDLYPQNFEGARLIIKKVLSSHFNVMHTITLSSVTPSGYKFGASYIGTKAVGLHEKYPIVKGDIIPNGNMTANFVHTLGCRFRFKLSTQVANFKYKASSSSIEYRSNDYTLALTLANPKFLKQQGIVVLHFLQAITSRITLGAEVACLRNSKITGGQQTLMCVAFRYNTGPATWSATLGEAGLHICYYRRASKQLQLGVEIETNMRIHESIATIVYQINIPYADLIFKGIVNSESSIGCVFEKKLYPIPESSLIISGHLNHLNQQFRVGVGLDIGV is encoded by the coding sequence ATGGGTATTATATATGCCATtgtaaataaagaacaaaatccATATATAGCCTCAAATAAGACAGATATTCCTGACTGTGTACCATGCCCGAACGAAGAAGACAGAAAACCTGGAAATCCAGGAAGTTTCGAGGATCTTCATAAAAAAGTGAAGGATCTTTATCCACAAAATTTTGAGGGtgcaagattaataattaagaaagttCTCAGTTCCCATTTCAATGTAATGCACACAATAACGTTGAGTTCTGTAACTCCTTCGGGATACAAATTTGGCGCATCTTACATTGGCACTAAGGCAGTGGGCTTACACGAGAAGTACCCGATTGTGAAAGGCGATATTATTCCAAATGGAAACATGACAGCAAATTTTGTACATACACTTGGATGTAGATTTAGATTCAAATTGTCTACGCAAGTTGCAAATTTTAAGTACAAGGCTTCTAGTTCATCCATAGAATATCGGTCCAATGATTATACATTGGCATTAACATTAGCAAATccaaaatttttaaaacagCAAGGAATTGTTGTATTACATTTCTTGCAAGCAATTACATCTAGGATTACATTGGGTGCAGAAGTAGCTTGTCTTCGAAATTCTAAAATTACTGGCGGTCAACAAACATTAATGTGTGTAGCATTCAGATATAATACAGGACCTGCAACATGGTCTGCTACTTTAGGAGAAGCTGGTCttcatatttgttattatagaagaGCAAGCAAACAACTACAACTTGGTGTTGAAATAGAAACTAATATGAGGATTCATGAATCAATTGCCACTATAGTATACCAAATTAATATACCATATGCTGATCTAATTTTCAAAGGCATTGTTAATTCAGAAAGTAGTATTGGTTGtgtatttgaaaagaaattatatccAATTCCAGAATCATCATTAATCATTAGTGGACACTTGAATCATCTGAATCAGCAATTTCGCGTAGGTGTAGGTCTTGATATTGgtgtataa
- the LOC124426310 gene encoding protein CASC3-like isoform X2, whose amino-acid sequence MSDTRRRRKSNQSCGSDDLSDSYEELNATKETQSSEQTDGHQDSECDVYVTDSDVESQEGVLRESGDGQEEEKPQKKLDDDEDRRNPQYIPKRGTFYEHDDRTTDEVIDNNADTTNERETKEKKVWKDKEDRWDHDRYNDEEQAPKSHEELIAVYGYDIRNEEGPPRARRRRRYGRGPNKYTRNWEDEDAYGKTGNNTSSKSNNRKFNRSGEDFPALGTNKNSSTTVEEPVISSAWYNSKSKTINKTQNFPPLQSQHDGQKTKSSGTSVGHTNENKVPNESNNTVWKKEGKHGNHNQNTNGNSGSSGDAEKSVETKTLPRESNKRNVQESTNFGTGRTRGRGFKANANNNVLSNRTIETKPKGRGAGPINSENRRSNAIQHDDDNQIIHDMKNIHINDGGQYHQSGKHNKNYYAQSPGQQRANTVPPRMQQQQSHQTQSQQGHQQQQTVQHQQQQDSSGNRPKRYSSLRQRPTVSENPTQQNYQPPHGQHGQHTQHPQHAQHAQHAQHGQHGQHGQHGPHGQHSQHGQHGYYTPQGYPQGHFEQTAPVAAPAAPMAGQPVIPLPPNGQPASYAPPPFLVPPPQFIPPQTAPPSIINYVPGPNGPAFQPNFQGYQSYTSPVQAQGPPPQELFQPQGCTYYSPVQQQQQQQQTAPVRRPKAAIPILPPPDNQQHQSSRGRGRSTQSNQQTNQPGSVQQSEQEVKSNSVESDQKTVPGQFDNLQNDQSESIQQKEENLSIISNNIGNEESVTKNIDDVNTSVEISVVTTDKIEDINNKETLKTVEDSKSVITSKFIQLDIDKTDSEPPKLETTVPETSVVEEAVA is encoded by the exons ATGTCTGATACGCGACGTCGTCGAAAATCCAATCAATCGTGTGGTTCTGATGATCTCTCGGATTCTTACGAGGAGTTGAACGCCACAAAAGAGACTCAA AGTAGCGAACAAACTGATGGTCATCAAGATTCGGAATGTGATGTTTATGTAACTGATTCTGATGTTGAGTCACAAGAAGGTGTATTGCGAGAAAGTGGAGATggacaagaagaagagaaacccCAAAAGAAATTGGACGATGATGAAGATAGACGAAATCCACAATATATACCTAAACGTGGAACATTTTATGAACATGATGATAGAACTACGGATGaagttatagataataatgcaGATACtacaaatgaaagagaaactaaagaaaagaaagtatggAAAGATAAGGAGGATAGATGGGATCATGATAGGTATAATGATGAAGAACAAGCTCCAAAGAGTCATGAAGAATTGATAGCAGTGTATGGTTATGATATTAGAAATGAAGAAGGTCCACCTAGAGctagaaggagaagaagatatgg acgtggtccaaataaatatacacgtaACTGGGAAGATGAAGATGCTTATGGTAAAACTGGTAATAATACATCATCTAAAAGCAATAATAGAAAGTTTAATAGAAGTGGAGAAGATTTTCCTGCGCTTGGTACTAATAAG AATTCCTCCACAACTGTAGAAGAACCAGTAATATCATCAGCATGgtataatagtaaaagtaaaacTATAAATAAAACACAAAACTTTCCACCTTTACAATCACAGCACGACGGGCAAAAGACAAAATCTTCCGGAACATCTGTTGGTCATAC aAATGAAAACAAAGTTCCAAATGAGTCCAATAATACAGtttggaagaaagaaggaaaacatgGAAATCATAATCAGAATACAAATGGAAATAGTGGATCTAGTGGAGACGCAGAGAAATCTGTTGAAACAAAAACTTTACCAAGAGAAAGTAACAAACGGAATGTACAAGAGTCAACAAATTTCGGAACAGGCAGAACTCGTGGAAGAGGATTTAAGGCAAATGCTAATAACAATGTATTGAGCAATAGAACAATTGAAACCAAACCAAAAGGAAGAGGAGCTGGTCCAATAAATTCTGAAAATAGACGAAGTAATGCAATACAGCatgacgatgataatcaaattatacatgatatgaaaaatattcacaTCAATGATGGTGGACAATATCATCAGAGTGGTAAACATAATA aaaattACTATGCACAATCCCCGGGTCAACAAAGAGCAAACACTGTTCCACCAAGAATGCAGCAACAACAATCTCATCAAACACAGTCACAGCAAGGACATCAGCAGCAACAAACAGTTCAGCATCAACAACAGCAGGATAGTTCTGGTAACAGACCAAAGCGGTATTCCAGCCTTCGTCAACGTCCAACAGTTTCTGAGAATCCTACACAACAGAATTATCAGCCCCCACATGGACAACATGGACAACATACACAACATCCGCAACATGCACAACATGCACAGCACGCACAGCATGGACAACATGGACAGCATGGACAACATGGACCACATGGTCAACACAGTCAACATGGTCAACATGGATATTATACTCCTCAAg GTTATCCACAAGGACATTTCGAACAAACTGCACCCGTTGCTGCTCCAGCTGCTCCTATGGCTGGACAACCAGTAATACCTTTGCCACCAAATGGTCAACCTGCTAGCTATGCTCCACCTCCATTTTTGGTGCCACCACCTCAGTTTATACCACCTCAAACTGCTCCTCCTAgcataattaattatgttcCTGGACCCAATGGACCAGCATTTCAACCAAATTTTCAAGGCTATCAAAGTTACACTTCTCCTGTACAG gCACAAGGGCCACCTCCACAAGAATTATTCCAACCACAAGGTTGTACTTATTATAGTCCTgtgcaacagcaacagcaacaacaacaaacagCTCCTGTAAGACGACCAAAGGCAGCCATTCCAATTCTTCCACCCCCAGATAATCAGCAACATCAAAGTAGTCGTGGCAGAGGTAGAAGTACTCAATCTAATCAACAAACTAACCAACCTGGTAGTGTACAACAAAGTGAACAAGAAGTTAAAAGTAACTCAGTGGAAAGTGATCAAAAGACTGTGCCAGGACAGTTTGACAATCTACAAAATGATCAATCAGAATCGATTcaacaaaaggaagaaaacttaagtataatatcgaataatatagGAAACGAAGAAAGTGTAACTAAAAATATTGATGACGTAAATACGTCAGTAGAGATTTCAGTCGTTACAACGGATAAAATAgaagatataaataacaaagaaacaCTGAAAACAGTTGAAGATAGTAAAAGTGTGATTACTTCAAAGTTTATACAATTGGACATTGATAAGACTGATAGTGAACCACCTAAGCTCGAAACTACTGTTCCTGAAACTTCTGTTGTTGAGGAAGCGGTTGCCTAA
- the LOC124426311 gene encoding endoplasmic reticulum lectin 1 isoform X1, giving the protein MWKYYCIYNVLNVILANTWAHEVKNFDDTILFKINWPDKSNTELLKPETNVEPYFITTANNERYQCLIPDMIEQEHNNAEIYKGSNPIEILSMLFRQNTCSYRLESYWTYELCHGHFVRQYHEDREGKKVKTQEYYLGNFDKSQNFKLSVEYDELAKNPDKKSEIPVKKVDGINMPYVEIKMGDGTLCDISSKPRMIRVLYVCYQHGKHEIFSLKETSSCEYEAIVLSPLLCYHPDYKPQDSKENEIECRPVDNTPKKPRALVAMEMESLKLRHQKDNKLQKIYAIFHVDKEGQDGDARVRVEIRPVDVVDKQNGEDDSVNSLIDQNITPAEINSVQNFLSGKNCLHGGNGWWKYEFCFGRSIVQYHTEKDGTKTTVNLGKFDRQKHLEWIATHPYKKPGPPEVRKYLSHFYSDGSICEKIGQLRQTEVKLKCVDNHMGSPSSISLFLLEPKTCKYVLRVESPLICDILEYADENGLLNEKFETDFAKLKITALHVEQDDLDERIANGDD; this is encoded by the exons atgtggaaatattattgtatttacaaCGTATTAAACGTTATACTTGCCAATACATGGGCCCACGaagtaaaaaatttcgatgatactattttattcaaaattaattggCCAGACAAAAGTAATACAGAATTATTA aaaCCTGAAACTAATGTTGAGCCTTATTTTATAACAACTGCAAATAATGAACGTTATCAATGTTTAATACCAGATATGATAGAGCAAGAACATAATAATGCTGAAATATATAAGGGATCAAAtccaatagaaatattatcaatgttatttcgTCAAAATACTTGTTCTTATAGG TTAGAGTCTTATTGGACTTATGAATTATGTCATGGCCATTTTGTGCGCCAGTATCATgaagatagagaaggaaaaaaggtcAAAACTCAAGAATATTATCTTGGTAATTTTGACAAATCACAAAATTTCAAACTTTCCGTTGAATACGATGAATTAGCAAAAAATCCTGATAAAAAGTCAGAGATACCAGTAAAGAAAGTAGATGGAATAAATATGCCTTATGTTGAAATTAAAATGGGAGATGGTACACTTTGTGATATAAGCAGTAAACCAAGAATGATAAGAGttctatatgtatgttatcAGCATGGCaaacatgaaatattttcattaaaagaaaCATCTAGCTGTGAATATGAGGCCATTGTTCTATCTCCATTGCTTTGTTATCATCCTGATTATAAACCACAAGACTCtaaggaaaatgaaattgaatgccGTCCTGTGGATAATACACCCAAGAAACCTAGAGCACTTGTTGCAATGGAAATGGAGAGTTTGAAACTTCGACATCAAAAA GATAACAAGCTGCAGAAAATCTATGCGATCTTCCATGTAGATAAGGAGGGCCAG GATGGTGATGCTCGTGTAAGGGTTGAAATACGACCAGTAGATGTTGTTGATAAACAGAATGGTGAGGATGATTCTGTTAATTCGTTAATAGATCAAAACATAACTCCTGCAGAAATTAATTCGGTCCAAAACTTTCTTAGTGGCAAAAATTGTTTACATGGA GGAAATGGTTGGTGGAAATATGAATTCTGTTTTGGACGTTCTATAGTCCAGTATCATACAGAAAAAGATGGTACTAAGACTACTGTTAATCTTGGTAAATTTGATAGACAAAAACACTTGGAGTGGATTGCTACTCATCCTTATAAGAAACCAGGACCACCAGAAGTGcgtaaatatttatcacaTTTTTATAGCGATGGAAGTATTTGTGAAAAAATTGGCCAATTACGACAAACTGAG gtAAAATTAAAGTGTGTTGATAATCATATGGGCAGTCCATCCAgtatatcattattcttattagaacCAAAAACATGCAAATATGTGTTAAGAGTTGAGTCTCCATTAATCTGTGATATTTTAGAATATGCAGATGAAAATGgtcttttaaatgaaaaattcgaaaCAGATTTtgctaaattgaaaataacagCTCTTCATGTAGAACAAGATGATTTAGATGAAAGAATAGCTAATGGAgatgattaa
- the LOC124426311 gene encoding endoplasmic reticulum lectin 1 isoform X2: MWKYYCIYNVLNVILANTWAHEVKNFDDTILFKINWPDKSNTELLKPETNVEPYFITTANNERYQCLIPDMIEQEHNNAEIYKGSNPIEILSMLFRQNTCSYRLESYWTYELCHGHFVRQYHEDREGKKVKTQEYYLGNFDKSQNFKLSVEYDELAKNPDKKSEIPVKKVDGINMPYVEIKMGDGTLCDISSKPRMIRVLYVCYQHGKHEIFSLKETSSCEYEAIVLSPLLCYHPDYKPQDSKENEIECRPVDNTPKKPRALVAMEMESLKLRHQKDGDARVRVEIRPVDVVDKQNGEDDSVNSLIDQNITPAEINSVQNFLSGKNCLHGGNGWWKYEFCFGRSIVQYHTEKDGTKTTVNLGKFDRQKHLEWIATHPYKKPGPPEVRKYLSHFYSDGSICEKIGQLRQTEVKLKCVDNHMGSPSSISLFLLEPKTCKYVLRVESPLICDILEYADENGLLNEKFETDFAKLKITALHVEQDDLDERIANGDD, from the exons atgtggaaatattattgtatttacaaCGTATTAAACGTTATACTTGCCAATACATGGGCCCACGaagtaaaaaatttcgatgatactattttattcaaaattaattggCCAGACAAAAGTAATACAGAATTATTA aaaCCTGAAACTAATGTTGAGCCTTATTTTATAACAACTGCAAATAATGAACGTTATCAATGTTTAATACCAGATATGATAGAGCAAGAACATAATAATGCTGAAATATATAAGGGATCAAAtccaatagaaatattatcaatgttatttcgTCAAAATACTTGTTCTTATAGG TTAGAGTCTTATTGGACTTATGAATTATGTCATGGCCATTTTGTGCGCCAGTATCATgaagatagagaaggaaaaaaggtcAAAACTCAAGAATATTATCTTGGTAATTTTGACAAATCACAAAATTTCAAACTTTCCGTTGAATACGATGAATTAGCAAAAAATCCTGATAAAAAGTCAGAGATACCAGTAAAGAAAGTAGATGGAATAAATATGCCTTATGTTGAAATTAAAATGGGAGATGGTACACTTTGTGATATAAGCAGTAAACCAAGAATGATAAGAGttctatatgtatgttatcAGCATGGCaaacatgaaatattttcattaaaagaaaCATCTAGCTGTGAATATGAGGCCATTGTTCTATCTCCATTGCTTTGTTATCATCCTGATTATAAACCACAAGACTCtaaggaaaatgaaattgaatgccGTCCTGTGGATAATACACCCAAGAAACCTAGAGCACTTGTTGCAATGGAAATGGAGAGTTTGAAACTTCGACATCAAAAA GATGGTGATGCTCGTGTAAGGGTTGAAATACGACCAGTAGATGTTGTTGATAAACAGAATGGTGAGGATGATTCTGTTAATTCGTTAATAGATCAAAACATAACTCCTGCAGAAATTAATTCGGTCCAAAACTTTCTTAGTGGCAAAAATTGTTTACATGGA GGAAATGGTTGGTGGAAATATGAATTCTGTTTTGGACGTTCTATAGTCCAGTATCATACAGAAAAAGATGGTACTAAGACTACTGTTAATCTTGGTAAATTTGATAGACAAAAACACTTGGAGTGGATTGCTACTCATCCTTATAAGAAACCAGGACCACCAGAAGTGcgtaaatatttatcacaTTTTTATAGCGATGGAAGTATTTGTGAAAAAATTGGCCAATTACGACAAACTGAG gtAAAATTAAAGTGTGTTGATAATCATATGGGCAGTCCATCCAgtatatcattattcttattagaacCAAAAACATGCAAATATGTGTTAAGAGTTGAGTCTCCATTAATCTGTGATATTTTAGAATATGCAGATGAAAATGgtcttttaaatgaaaaattcgaaaCAGATTTtgctaaattgaaaataacagCTCTTCATGTAGAACAAGATGATTTAGATGAAAGAATAGCTAATGGAgatgattaa
- the LOC124426310 gene encoding protein CASC3-like isoform X1, with product MSDTRRRRKSNQSCGSDDLSDSYEELNATKETQSSEQTDGHQDSECDVYVTDSDVESQEGVLRESGDGQEEEKPQKKLDDDEDRRNPQYIPKRGTFYEHDDRTTDEVIDNNADTTNERETKEKKVWKDKEDRWDHDRYNDEEQAPKSHEELIAVYGYDIRNEEGPPRARRRRRYGRGPNKYTRNWEDEDAYGKTGNNTSSKSNNRKFNRSGEDFPALGTNKNSSTTVEEPVISSAWYNSKSKTINKTQNFPPLQSQHDGQKTKSSGTSVGHTNENKVPNESNNTVWKKEGKHGNHNQNTNGNSGSSGDAEKSVETKTLPRESNKRNVQESTNFGTGRTRGRGFKANANNNVLSNRTIETKPKGRGAGPINSENRRSNAIQHDDDNQIIHDMKNIHINDGGQYHQSGKHNKNYYAQSPGQQRANTVPPRMQQQQSHQTQSQQGHQQQQTVQHQQQQDSSGNRPKRYSSLRQRPTVSENPTQQNYQPPHGQHGQHTQHPQHAQHAQHAQHGQHGQHGQHGPHGQHSQHGQHGYYTPQAGNPRGVLDSQGYPQGHFEQTAPVAAPAAPMAGQPVIPLPPNGQPASYAPPPFLVPPPQFIPPQTAPPSIINYVPGPNGPAFQPNFQGYQSYTSPVQAQGPPPQELFQPQGCTYYSPVQQQQQQQQTAPVRRPKAAIPILPPPDNQQHQSSRGRGRSTQSNQQTNQPGSVQQSEQEVKSNSVESDQKTVPGQFDNLQNDQSESIQQKEENLSIISNNIGNEESVTKNIDDVNTSVEISVVTTDKIEDINNKETLKTVEDSKSVITSKFIQLDIDKTDSEPPKLETTVPETSVVEEAVA from the exons ATGTCTGATACGCGACGTCGTCGAAAATCCAATCAATCGTGTGGTTCTGATGATCTCTCGGATTCTTACGAGGAGTTGAACGCCACAAAAGAGACTCAA AGTAGCGAACAAACTGATGGTCATCAAGATTCGGAATGTGATGTTTATGTAACTGATTCTGATGTTGAGTCACAAGAAGGTGTATTGCGAGAAAGTGGAGATggacaagaagaagagaaacccCAAAAGAAATTGGACGATGATGAAGATAGACGAAATCCACAATATATACCTAAACGTGGAACATTTTATGAACATGATGATAGAACTACGGATGaagttatagataataatgcaGATACtacaaatgaaagagaaactaaagaaaagaaagtatggAAAGATAAGGAGGATAGATGGGATCATGATAGGTATAATGATGAAGAACAAGCTCCAAAGAGTCATGAAGAATTGATAGCAGTGTATGGTTATGATATTAGAAATGAAGAAGGTCCACCTAGAGctagaaggagaagaagatatgg acgtggtccaaataaatatacacgtaACTGGGAAGATGAAGATGCTTATGGTAAAACTGGTAATAATACATCATCTAAAAGCAATAATAGAAAGTTTAATAGAAGTGGAGAAGATTTTCCTGCGCTTGGTACTAATAAG AATTCCTCCACAACTGTAGAAGAACCAGTAATATCATCAGCATGgtataatagtaaaagtaaaacTATAAATAAAACACAAAACTTTCCACCTTTACAATCACAGCACGACGGGCAAAAGACAAAATCTTCCGGAACATCTGTTGGTCATAC aAATGAAAACAAAGTTCCAAATGAGTCCAATAATACAGtttggaagaaagaaggaaaacatgGAAATCATAATCAGAATACAAATGGAAATAGTGGATCTAGTGGAGACGCAGAGAAATCTGTTGAAACAAAAACTTTACCAAGAGAAAGTAACAAACGGAATGTACAAGAGTCAACAAATTTCGGAACAGGCAGAACTCGTGGAAGAGGATTTAAGGCAAATGCTAATAACAATGTATTGAGCAATAGAACAATTGAAACCAAACCAAAAGGAAGAGGAGCTGGTCCAATAAATTCTGAAAATAGACGAAGTAATGCAATACAGCatgacgatgataatcaaattatacatgatatgaaaaatattcacaTCAATGATGGTGGACAATATCATCAGAGTGGTAAACATAATA aaaattACTATGCACAATCCCCGGGTCAACAAAGAGCAAACACTGTTCCACCAAGAATGCAGCAACAACAATCTCATCAAACACAGTCACAGCAAGGACATCAGCAGCAACAAACAGTTCAGCATCAACAACAGCAGGATAGTTCTGGTAACAGACCAAAGCGGTATTCCAGCCTTCGTCAACGTCCAACAGTTTCTGAGAATCCTACACAACAGAATTATCAGCCCCCACATGGACAACATGGACAACATACACAACATCCGCAACATGCACAACATGCACAGCACGCACAGCATGGACAACATGGACAGCATGGACAACATGGACCACATGGTCAACACAGTCAACATGGTCAACATGGATATTATACTCCTCAAg cTGGAAATCCAAGAGGCGTTCTAGACTCCCAAG GTTATCCACAAGGACATTTCGAACAAACTGCACCCGTTGCTGCTCCAGCTGCTCCTATGGCTGGACAACCAGTAATACCTTTGCCACCAAATGGTCAACCTGCTAGCTATGCTCCACCTCCATTTTTGGTGCCACCACCTCAGTTTATACCACCTCAAACTGCTCCTCCTAgcataattaattatgttcCTGGACCCAATGGACCAGCATTTCAACCAAATTTTCAAGGCTATCAAAGTTACACTTCTCCTGTACAG gCACAAGGGCCACCTCCACAAGAATTATTCCAACCACAAGGTTGTACTTATTATAGTCCTgtgcaacagcaacagcaacaacaacaaacagCTCCTGTAAGACGACCAAAGGCAGCCATTCCAATTCTTCCACCCCCAGATAATCAGCAACATCAAAGTAGTCGTGGCAGAGGTAGAAGTACTCAATCTAATCAACAAACTAACCAACCTGGTAGTGTACAACAAAGTGAACAAGAAGTTAAAAGTAACTCAGTGGAAAGTGATCAAAAGACTGTGCCAGGACAGTTTGACAATCTACAAAATGATCAATCAGAATCGATTcaacaaaaggaagaaaacttaagtataatatcgaataatatagGAAACGAAGAAAGTGTAACTAAAAATATTGATGACGTAAATACGTCAGTAGAGATTTCAGTCGTTACAACGGATAAAATAgaagatataaataacaaagaaacaCTGAAAACAGTTGAAGATAGTAAAAGTGTGATTACTTCAAAGTTTATACAATTGGACATTGATAAGACTGATAGTGAACCACCTAAGCTCGAAACTACTGTTCCTGAAACTTCTGTTGTTGAGGAAGCGGTTGCCTAA